A single Lactuca sativa cultivar Salinas chromosome 8, Lsat_Salinas_v11, whole genome shotgun sequence DNA region contains:
- the LOC111911136 gene encoding histone H2B.3, producing MAPKAAAGKKPVAEKAPAEKAPAEKKPKAEKKLPKDASAAGADKKKKRHKKSVETYKIYIFKVLKQVHPDIGISSKAMGIMNSFINDIFEKLAQEASKLARYNKKNTLSSREIQTAVRLVLPGELAKHAVSEGTKAVTKFTSG from the coding sequence ATGGCACCCAAGGCAGCTGCCGGAAAGAAACCAGTAGCGGAAAAGGCCCCGGCTGAGAAGGCACCGGCGGAGAAGAAGCCCAAGGCGGAGAAGAAACTCCCAAAAGACGCATCGGCTGCCGGAGCagataagaagaagaagagacaCAAGAAATCAGTCGAGACCTACAAGATCTACATCTTTAAGGTTTTGAAGCAGGTTCACCCTGACATTGGTATCTCTAGTAAGGCAATGGGCATCATGAACTCATTCATCAACGACATTTTCGAGAAGCTCGCTCAGGAGGCATCTAAGCTTGCAAGGTACAACAAGAAGAACACTCTGTCTTCGAGGGAGATTCAAACTGCAGTCAGACTTGTACTTCCCGGGGAGTTGGCTAAGCATGCTGTGTCTGAAGGTACCAAGGCTGTGACAAAGTTCACTAGCGGTTAG